The Candidatus Binataceae bacterium region CCAGGTCTATGTCAGCATCGGCTACTATATTGTCACCGCGCGCGCCGCTTTGGCCGCGGTTCCGCGCGATCTGCAGGATATCGCCGGCTTGCTCGGAGCCAAGCCGGGCGAAACCTTCCGCCGCGTGACCCTGCCGATGGCGCGCTTGGGGCTGGCCGCGGCGATCAGCATCGCCTGGCTGCGCGCGTTGGGAGAATTCGGGGCGGTGATCGTGACCGCCTATTATCCGGCCGGAATGCCGGTGCAATTGTGGATCAATCTGCAGAACGCGGGCCTGCCCGCGGTGATGCCACTGCTGGTGATTTTTCTAGTTACCGCACTACCGCTGCCCTGGCTGATTCACACCCTGGCCCAGGACGGCCTGGCGCGGGAGCATTGAGGGGCGGTCACGATGCTGGAGGTGGAAATCGTCAAGGCGCGACGCGACTTCGTGGTCGAGGTGGCCCTGAGGTTGGCGCCCGGCGAGCGGCGCGCGATCTTTGGCGCCTCGGGCGCAGGCAAAAGCACGGTGCTGTCGTGTATTGCCGGCTTCGAGGTGCCTGACCGCGGGCATATCAGCTTCGCCGGGCGATGGCTATTTCCGCCGCCGATGCCGTTGCATCAACGCCGCTTGGGCTATCTGGCCCAGCGCGATCTGCTCTTCCCGCATCTGAGTGTGGCGCAAAACGTCTGCTTCGGCCTGCGCACGCCCAATGATGCCGCCGGACAATGGCTGGGTGAACTCAAAGAGCGGCTTGAGTTGGCCCCGATTTGGCGAGCGCGCGCCAACCATATCTCGGGTGGGCAAGCGCGCCGGGTCGCGATGGCTCGGATGCTAGCTCCGCGTCCCGAGCTGGTGTTGCTCGACGAACCGTTCGCCGGGATGGATTGGGCCACGGCCTCCGATCTGCTCACCGCCCTAATGCAATGGCATCGGCGCCTTAACTTCTCGCTGCTCGCGGTTGACCATCGCAGCGCCATCTTAAGCCGGCTCTGCCCCCAGGCCCTGGTAATGGAGCAGGGGCGCATCGTGCAGAGCGGAGCGTGGGAGGAGCTGGCCGCCGCGCCCGCCACGCCGCTGCTGGCGCGCCTGCTGGCCAGCGCCGATCTCAGCTCCGCTCCGGAATCCGCTCCAGCTCGCTGAGCCAGACCGCGACCTCTCCGTCGGAGGGGGCGCGATAGTCGCCGCGGGGCGAAAGCGAGCCGCCCGATCCGACCTTGGGTGCATTAGGGATGCAACTGCGTTTGTACTGGCTTAAGCCAAAGAATCGATTCAGAAAAATTTTTAAATTACTCTTGATCGCGGCTAGATCGTACTGGTGGCGTTGCGCAGCGGGTATGTCGGGCCATTGGCCGCGACTGCTGTCTCCCCATGCGCAGTAAGCCAAAAACGCTACCCGCGAGGGCAAAAACCCGAACCGCAGGATGTAGTAAAGGTTGAAGTCCTGCAGCTCGTAGGGACCGATGATCGCCTCGGTGTCCTGCGCCGGCTCGTGATCGCCCGCGCCCGGGACCAGCTCAGGGCTGACCGGGGTGGCCAGAATATCGCGCAGCACCTCACTTGCCTCCGGGCCCAGCCGGCCGCGGTCGGCAACCCAGCGCACGACGTGGCGAATGAGGGTCTTGGGCACGCTGGCGTTGACGGCGTAATGCGACATCTGATCGCCCACCCCGTAAGTGCACCACCCCAGCGCCAGCTCGCTCAAGTCGCCGGTGCCCACCACCAGTGCCTGATGGAGATTGGCCAGGCGAAATAGATGGGAGGTGCGCTCGCCGGCCTGCACGTTCTCGAAGGTCACATCGTATACCGCCTGGCCGTCGCTGTAGGGATGGCCGATGTCGCGCAGCATCTGGCCGGCGGCCGGGCGGATATCCAGCTCGTGCGCCTGGCATCCCACCGCCGCCATCAGGCGGCGCGCCTGCTCCAGGGTGCGTCGGCTGGTAGCAAAACCCGGCATCGTGTAGGCAAGCAGATTGGTCCGTGGATGGCCCAGCCGATCCAAGGCCTGGGCGCTGACCAGCAAAGCCTGGGTGGAATCCAGGCCGCCGGAGACCCCGATTACCAGCCGCTCGATCCCGCTTGCCGCCATTCGCTTGACCAGCCCCTGAACCTGAATCTCGTACACCTCGGCGCAGCGCTCGTCGCGGCGCGCCGGATCGGCCGGCACGTAGGGAAAGCGCTCGTAATCTCGCCGCAGCAACAGCCGACCCTGACGGGGCAGCTGCAAATCGAAGTCGAGGGTACGGAAGCCGCGCAGGCGCTCGCGCTCCCCTCGCGCATTCTGGTTGAAGGTATCCTGGCGCATCCGCTCCTGGCTTAGGCGGCGAAGATCGATCTCGGCGCTGATAAGTTGCGGTCCTGGGGCAAAGCGCTCGGATTGCGCGAGCAGGCTGCCGTTTTCGTAGATTAGAGCGTGACCGTCCCAGGCCAGATCGGTGGTGGATTCACCCGGTCCGGCGCCAGAATAGAGATAAGCTGCCAGACAGCGGGCCGACTGGCCACCAACCAGTTGATGGCGATAGTCGGCTTTACCTACGGTAATGTTGGAAGCGGACAGATTGAGCAGGACGGTGGCGCCGGCCAGCGCGCCGTAGGCCGAGGGCGGTACCGGCACCCACAGATCCTCGCAAATCTCCACGTGAAAGGTGAACAGCGGCTGCGTGCGCGCACGAAAAAGCAGATTGTTCCCGAAGGGAATCGCGCGTTGACCGCACAGCTCGATCTCCTGGCTGGAGGCAGCGGCCGCCGGGGCAAACTGGCGCGACTCATAGAACTCGCGATAATTGGGCAGATAGCTCTTGGGCACCACCCCCAGGATGCGGCCAGCACCGAACACGACCGCGCAATTGAACAGGAAGTGATCGACTTGCAGGGGCGTGCCCACCACGCCAAGGATGGGCAGCTTAGCGCTGGCCGCCACGATCTGCTCCAGCGCCGCCTCGCAACCCTCCAGTAGCGCGCGCTGGTGGAAGAGATCGTCGCAGCTATAGGCCGAGAGCCCCAACTCTGGCATCAGCACGAGCACCGCGCGCTCGGCCGCCGCCTGCTCCATCAGGGCGATAGTCTGGGCGCCATTATAAGCTGGATCGGCCACCCGCAGCAGCGGAGTCGCCACCGCCAGTCGGACAAAATCGTGGTTGTATAAGTTGAAGAACTCCGCGCCTGCTTTCACTGGACCCTCCTCATCGGATTTCCAAGCGACCGGTAGGGCGCCAGTTGGCCTGCCACCCTGCTCGGGCGGATGGTCAACTGGGCCGCGTCACCTCAAGGCGCAAGGCGGAGCGGGCCCTGTATGGGCTGGGGGCGGAGAACCTACTGGCGTGGCGCGAGCGCGGATTGGAGCAGGGTCTTCAACTCGCCGCTTTCGTAGAGTTCGCGCAGGATGTCGCAGCCGCCCACGAATTGGCCGTCGATATAGACCTGAGGGATAGTGGGCCAATTGCTATAGACCTTGATGGCTTCGCGCAAATCGGGATCGGACAGCACGTCGGCGCTACCAAAGGGCACGCCCAGCTCCTCCAGCATCTCCACCGTGGCGGCCGAGAAGCCGCAGCGAGGAAAACTCGGCGTACCTTTCATGAAAACCATCACCTTGTTGCCGCGGATGGCACTCTCGATTTTCTCGATGACGTCTTCAGCCATGGGATCTGCTACCTCTGTTGGCCATACTGTTCGGGAGTCAATGCCTTCAAGGTCAGGGCGTGTACTTCACCACCAACCGCCTGGCCCAGAGTTCGATATACCGTTTGATGGCGCTGGACCAGATTCAGTCCAGCGAATTTATCACTGACAATCAGCGCTTCAAAATGATCGCCGGTGCCGGTGAAATCGCGCACCTCGACATAGGCGCCTGGCAGCCCGGCCTCGATTCGGCGTTTTACCTCTTCCGCTGACATGTTTCCGATTGTAGCTCCAAGACGGCGGTGGAATCCACCACCGGAGGGTTGCCTGAAGCCCTGCCTTTAGCGCCGCGGGCGACGCTGAAGGGCGGCCTGCACCGACTGAAACAGCGCCTGCTCGCTAAAGGGTTTGACCAGGAAGTCCACGGCGCCGCCCTGCCGGGCTTGTGCGATGACCAAGGGATCGTCCAACGCGGTCATGAAGATGATAGGAGGCGGCGTCGCCGTGGTGGCCAACTGGCGCTGCAGTTCAAGTCCGCTCATCCCCGCCATCCGCAGGTCCAGCAGCAGGCAGGAGGCCTTTTTGGCGCGCGCAGAGGCCAGAAATTCCTCGGCCGAAGCATAGCAACTCGCCGAGTAGCCCGCCGCGCTGAACAGGCTCTCCAGCGCCTCGCGTACCGACTCATCGTCGTCCACGATTGCTATAAATGCCTCCCCAGGCTCGGTCACGACTCAACCTCCGAGAACTCGCCGCGGTGGTCCAGGGAAGCCATCCTCATTTAGCGATCAAGGGCAGGGTGAATTGAAAAATCGCACCGCCCCCGGGATTGGCCTCCGCCCACAGATGGCCGCCGTGAGCCTCGATGATGGTTCGGCTGATCGACAGTCCCATCCCCATCCCGCGTCGCTTGGTTGAGAAAAAAGTCTCGAACAAGCGGTTAGCCGCGGCCGGGTCAATCCCCACCCCACGGTCGCGCACCTCTACTCGCAGCAAGTGATCGTCACCAAGCGCGGTGCAAATCGTCAAGTGGCGTGCGCGTACGCTTACGGCGTGCATCGCCTCAATGGCGTTGAGAATCAGATTGATGAGCACCTGCTGAAGTTGGACCCGGTCGCCATCGATCGGCGGCAAAGTGGCAAACTCGGTGCTCAAGGTTATCTGATGCTCGTTGATCTCGCTGCGCAGCAAAGGCAGGGTCTCGCCAATCAATTGGTTGATATCCACTGGGTCACGCGCCTGTGCCGCCTTGTTGACCAATGAGCGGATCTGGCTGAGAACTCGGCCGGCCCGCTCGCCATCGCGCACGATGCGATGCAGGGCGGCACGCGATTGCTCGAGATTGGGCGTGGCCGCCGCCAGCCAGCGTAACCCGGCGCCGGCGTTGGTCACGATCGCGGCCAGGGGTTGGTTGATTTCATGGGCGATGGATGCCGCCAACTCGCCCATCATTAACACCCGCGCCACCCGAGAAAGTTCACCGCGAGTCTGGCGCAACTCCGCTTCGGCCTGCTTCGATTCGGTAATCTGAGCCTGCAGGGCCTGGTGGCTAGTGACGAGATCGGCAGTCTGCTCGCGTACTCGCAACTCCAGGCTATCGCGAGCTTGGCGCAAGAGATCATCCGTCCGTTTCTGACGTCCAGCCAACCAGCCCACGAAGAGTGCGGACAAGGTGGTAGTAACCAATAGCGGCAAATCGGCGACCGACAGGTTCCAAGACGGGGTCGGCGGCACTATGAAGTAGGCGACCGCCAGCGATGACAGCAGGGCCGCGATCAGTCCGGGACCGATTCCACCCACATATGCGCAGATTAAGGTAGCGGCGAAGAACAACGGGGTTTGCGGGCGCTCGGGGATAACGGACAGCGTAATGATCAGCGCCGCCACCACCAACAACGCCGCTAACAGGTAGCCCAGCACGCCAGAGCCAAGCATTTGTATTTGGCCGGGTTTGATTATCGCCAGCCGCTTCAGCGACCGGCAGGGCCAATCCTCACGCAGCGCGCACATGGCGCGACCCCTGACCACGGAGCCTCCGCAATCTTGAGAATTCCGCCTCCCCGCTTTCCTAACCGTTTACTGTAGCATCGGTGGCGCGTAGCGTAGCAAGCTTTCCCCTCTTCAACCGGCCATGGCCCTGACCCTTAGTCGATTTGGGTAATTTTTACAAAAAGTTGGCGAACTGGATCGACGAAATGACCGAAAGTGCCACAGTCAGTCGGTGGCATGGATTTCGCTTTACCGCGGGCCAGGCAGATACCCTGATGGAAAGAAAGCTGAACCTCGTGGTCCTAAGCGCTCGCGCGCTGGTTGCCGGTCTGTTCGCAACCGTGGCGATGTCCTGCGCCCCTGGAGCGAGGAACAGCCTGCCCTCGCCCGCGGCCATCGCAGTGGTGCCATCCAAAGTTTCCGCCCGGCCTGCCAAAGTCGTGATGGCATCGTGGTACGGCCCGGGCTTCGCGGGACGGCGCACGGCCAGCGGCGAGCGTTTCGATCCGTCACGGTTGACCGCCGCATCGCCCACCTTGCCCTTGGGCTCCAAGGTATTGGTGACCAATTTGAGCAACGGACACTCGGTAGCGGTGCGAATTAACGATTGCGGCCCCTACGTTCACGGCCGTCAATTGGACCTGTCGCGCCAAGCGGCGCGTCGCCTGGCCATGATTCACAAAGGTGTCAGCCCGGTCTCGGTGCGTGTGATAGCCACCCCAGCCCATCCAGAGGTTTGCGGTTTTCCCCGCAGGAAAATCAGGCATCGGCGCTCTCGCGAATCCTACGCTCGGCTGATATACGCGCGCCAGGCCAGCGAAATCGCCGGTTTTTAGCACCCCCAAGCTTCGGGAACTTCGGTCGCCCGCGATGGCTTAAACTACGCGCAGGGCTGGATTCTTTTTATCTCGGTCCTGCGAAGGAGTAGGATTAATTCTATGTTATTGCGGATTGGCCCGGTAGTGCATGAACCAATCGGTCGGCGCCGCCTGCTAATGGGGTTGGCGCTGGTGCCGCTGGCGGCGGCAGTGGTGCTGGCGGGTGGAATAGGTGCCGCCCAGGAGCGGGTGGAGATCGTTGAGTTCACCGACGCCGGGCGCAGGAAAGGGAGTTTTATGGAGGACAAGGTGGTTAAGACCGAGGCCGAATGGCGCCGCCAGTTGACCCCAGAGCAGTTCGAAGTCACCCGGCGCAAAGGCACCGAACCGGCCTTCCACAACCAGTACTTCAACAACCACGCGCCGGGGTTGTACCGCTGTGTATGCTGCGGCAACGCCTTATTCAGCTCGCAGACCAAGTTCGATTCGGGCACCGGCTGGCCCAGCTTCTACCAGCCGGTCGCGCCGGAGAACATTGCCACCGCTCGCGATACGTCCTACTTCATGGTCCGCACAGAGGTTACCTGTGCCCGTTGCCAGGCCCACCTCGGCCACGTCTTCGACGATGGGCCGCAACCCACCGGTTTGCGTTACTGCATAAACTCGGCCGCGTTGGATTTCGTTCCCGCCAAAACGGGCAGCGCTTAATGCTGGAAGCGCTCGGGATGAAGCACGCGGTATACCGGCGCCACCGTGCGATCCTCCTCAACCAGAGTGAGGCGATCGATTTCGGCCAGGTCGGCAGGGGTGAAGCGCACGTCCAACGCCTTGAGGTTGGCCTCCAGATGAGCGGGTGAATCGGCCCCGGCGATAATCGTTGCCATCATCGGGCGCGTCAGCAGCCACGCCAGCGCCATCTGGGGCAAGCTCCAGCCGCGGCTTTGGGCCAGGGCCATCAGCTTTTCCTGTACGTCCCAGTTGCGGTCGCTGATCCAGGTCTGGAAGGTGGCGCGGCTGGCGCCGCGGCTGCCTTGGGGCGGAGCTTGGCCGCGACGATAAGTCCCGGTCAACAAGCCGCCCGCCAGCGGCAGATAGGCGTCCATCCCCAGGCCGTACTTGATGCAAAAGGGGACCATCCGCTTCTCTATGTCGCGATAGAGTAGATTGTAGAAGTCTTGGCACAGCACGAACCCGTTCCATCCCCGCTGCTGGGCCGTCCATTGGGCCTCGCAGACCTCCCATTCGAAAAAATTGGAGGCACCCAGGTAGCGTACCTTGCCCTGGCGCACCAAATTATCGAGCGCGCCCATCGACTCCTCGATCGGGGTGCGGCGGTCGGGTTCGTGAACTTGGTAGAGATCGATATAGTCGGTCTGCAAGCGGCGCAGGCTGGCTTCGCACGCGGCAATGATGTGCTGGCGTGAGGCGCCCCGATCGCTCTCGCGCGGCCCCACAGGATTACCGAACTTGGTTGCGATTATCGCCTGGTGCCGGCGCCCGCGCAGGGCCTTGCCTAAAAACTCTTCGGAGCGGCCGCGGTTATACGAATCCGCCGTGTCGAAAAAACTTATCTCCAATTCCAGCGCGCGGTTTACGATCGCCACCGCCGTGGCTTCGTCAACCTCCGCGCCAAACGGATTGCATCCCAAGCCGAAGGCCGAGACATGAAGGCCGGATTTTCCTACTTGGCGATATTCCATGGTCTGCTCCGATGGCGAAAATTTAGTCGCCATTGTAATTCAAAACGTCGCGACACCATCGTCGATGTTACCGTGGGCGCGCTTCAAACCTGCGTTGCGGTGCGGGACTTGCCCCAGTATCGCCGGGCTGCCATTGGGTATAGTGGGATGGGCTGCTCATGCCCGCCCCGAGGCTAGCTACCGAAATAATCTATTTTCATTGCGGCGCGCACCTGGCCCATCGTGTCACGCGCCACCTCGCGCCCGCGCCGAGTGCCCTCCATCAGGATCTCGCGCACGCGCTCGGGATGGGCCTCGTACTCCGCGCGGCGCTCGCGGATGGGGGCCAGGAAATTGTCCAACGCCTCGAACAGGCGCTGTTTGACCTCCACGTCGCCCACGGTTCCGGCCACATAACGCGCCTTGAGTTCGTCCACTTGCGCCTTATCGGGGTTGAACGCGTCGTGATAGGTGAAGACCGGATTGCCCTCGACGTGGCCGGGATCGGTGGGATGGATACGGGTGGGATCGGTGAACATCGACATCACCCGCTTGCGCAGGGTCTCCCTGCTATCGCTCAGGTAGATACAATTGTTGAGCGACTTGGACATTTTGGCACCGCCGTCGGTGCCGGGTAGACGCGCGACCTCGCCCAGCATTGGACGCGGCTCTACCAGCACCTTACCGTAGAGACGGTTGAAGCGGCGCACGATCTCGCGCGCCTGCTCGATCATCGGCAACTGGTCCTCGCCCACCGGCACCAAGTGGGCCTTGAAGATGGTGATATCGGCGGCTTGTGAAATCGGATAGGACCAGAAACCCACCGGCACGCCGCGGACGAAATTGCGCTGCTTGATCTCCTCTTTGACCGTGGGATTGCGCTCCAGGGTCGCCACCGTCACCAGGTTCATAAAATAGATCGTCAGCTCGGCCAGCTCCGGCACCATAGATTGGACCACGATCTTGACCTGCGCCGGGTCCAGGCCGACCGCAAGATAGTCCATCGCGACCTGTAGCAGGTTGTCACCCAGGACTTCGGGACGCTCGAAGTTGTCGGTGAGCGCCTGCACGTCGGCAATCAGGATAAAGGTGTCGTACTCGTGCTGGAGACGGATGCGATTTTTGAGCGATCCCACGAAGTGGCCCAGATGGAGCCGGCCAGTGGGGCGATCTCCGGTCAGGATGATTTTTTTCATGACGGATCAGGCAAGTAGGCCGCGCAAAAGCGCCAACGCCTCCACATCTTCCCTGAGATCGGGCCCCTTGGGCGTCTCCAGGCACATCGGCAGTTCCGCAAAGCGCGGATCGTTGAGCAGGCGGCGGAAAGTCTCCACCCCCAGAAAGCCCTGGCCGATAGCCTCGTGCCGATCGACCCGCGAGCCCAGCGGTTTCTTGGAGTCGTTGAGATGAAAGGCGGCCAGGCGCCCAAGCCCGATGGCCTCGTCCAGTTCGGCGAAGGTCTGGTCGTAACCCTCCTGCGTGCGCAAGTCATAGCCAGCGGCGAAGGCGTGCTCGGTGTCAAAACACAGCCGCAGGCGCTCGCTTTCCTGTACTGAATCGAAGATCTGAGCCATCTGGGAAAAATTGTAACCCAGATTGGTGCCCTGACCAGCGGTAATCTCCAAGGTCACCCGAACCTTGAAGCCGGCGCAGGCGCGATGGGCCTGATCGATGGATCGCGCGATCGCAGCAATGCCAGCCGCCTCGCCCGAGCCGACGTGGGAGCCGGGATGGGCCACCAGGTTGGGGATGCCCAGCGCCTCGCAACGGTTGAGTTCGTCGATAAAGCCGGCAACCGAGCGCTGGCGCAACCGCTCGTCGGGCGCGCCCAGGTTGAGCAGGTAAGAGTCGTGGGCGATTACGATCGCGATGCCACTGGTGCGTTGATTTTCGCGGAAGGCGCCGATCTCTTCTTCGCTATAGGGCTTGCTCGCCCACTGGCGCGCCGATTTGGTGAAGATCTGGATACATTGGCAGCCCACTTCCTGCCCGCGCCGCAAGCCTTCGCCCACCCCGCCGGCGATCGGCATGTGTGCACCCAACAGTGGTCCACGCCGTCCCGCTTCGTTGCTCATCGCTCCTCCCTGCCTCGATTCCAAACAGGCCATCGGCTCCGCCGCTCCTCGCGGACCTCGTCGAGCAGGCGTTTAGCCATGTTCATGGCCCGCCCAAACGCCAAGGCCATCGTGCTTTAAAAGTAGTTGCCGCTGACCAGCGGATCAAACGCAGTGCGGCGGCGTGGCCATCCAAGACCACTTCGGGCGCGGTCCCGAGCTGCGCGGTTCAGAGGCTGGCGAAACGCGGCATTACCTCCTCGGCGAACAGGCGAACCGAGGCTAGGGCCGCTGGCTGCGGCATGACGTTGAAATTGACCTGCAGGGAGGCCTGCTCGTAGGCCCCGAATTCCTCGCGGCTGCGCGCGATTGAGTCGGCAATCTCCTGGGGCGAACCAATCCAGGCCGAGCAGTTCTCGATCAGATGCTCCATCGTGATCCGTTTGAGCCCCTCGACGATCTTGTCGTAGTTGGGATAATCGCGCGAGGAGACTCCTTGAATCCAGTCCGAAGAGGCGTCGAGCAGGGTGGCCAGATAGTTGCTCAGCGGACCGCGAGCCAGCTCGCGGGCGCGGGCACCGTCGCGATCGCAGAACATGTGAAAGGCCAACATCACTTCGCCCGGTCCGGGATGGCCGGCCTTACGGCGAGCCTCGCGGTAAGCCGTGATCAGCTCACGCATCGCGGCGCCGGTCAGGGGAATCGCCATCACGTTGTAATTCATTCGGCCGGCAAACTCGAAGGTCTCGGCGGTGTTGAGCGCGGCTATATAAAACTTCGGGCGCGGCTTCTGGGTCGGCCGGGGCAGCGAGGTGGTGTTTTCGATGGTATGGAACTGGCCGTGATGAGTAACGTTTTCCCGGGTCAGAAGCAATTCGACCTGCTCCAGCCCCTCGCGGAAGCGAGCCATCGATTCGTTGGGCGAGATGCCAAAGCGGCGAAACTCGTGAGGCAGAAAGGCGCGAGCGAAGCCCACCTCCAGACGCCCGTCGCTAATCGCGTCGAGCATCCCGATTTCGCCTGCCAGTTTGAGAGGATGATTGAACACCGGCAGAACGGCGCCGGTCACCAGCCGCAGCCGGCGGGTACGTTGGGATGCGGCGGCCAGAAACAGCATTGGATTAGGACTGTATCCGCCGTAATGATGGAAGTAGTGCTCGACGATCCGGGCGTGGGTGTAGCCCAGACGGTCGGCCTGCTCGGCCAGCTCCAGGGTGTCGCGAAAATAATCGCGGGCGGTTTTCTGCTCGGGCTTAACGTCGGGAAAGAACTGTACGCCGAATTCCATGCTTTATTCTAACGCTGAGGCTGTCAGCGGTCAGCCGCTAACTTGGAGTAAATGCCGGCCGATTTCAAGCCATCAATGAAGGAAAAGGCTTTCATGGGCCAAGCGCGTCGTCATTAGTGAAAGTGGCAGGCACTCCCCGCCCGATCCCTGAACAGCCACAGCCTGCGACGCCGCGAGCCTGGACAACCATCAATTCCCTGGCCCTAGGGACTTCATTGTTCAATTGCAACCTTCCGTCGCTGACCCGGGAGCGGATTAAGGTAGGGTATGTCAATGCTCCGAAGCGGCGCTACCGCCAACCAGGTAAGCCGCTTTTCGGGGCCGGGGCAGCGGTCGGTGCGAAGCGCCGGGTGATCAACCCGCTGGGGTGAGCATTTCCTTCAGCGCCGCCGCCAAGTTGTGGCTGGCTTCCTGGCCGCTGCCCAATTTAGTCAGGGCGTAGCGCTCATCGGGATCGAGCCGGGCCCAGGCGGGAGCGTTCAAGGTAAAACCTAAAGTTTCGGCGCGTTGGACCAGATCCTCGGGTGGGTTGGGGGGCGGCTCGGCCTGTTCCTGAGCCTCCGCGGGCAGTATCCCGGGCTCTCCATTGATTCGCCCCAGCGATTCGCGAATGAACTGGGCCAAAACCTCGCGCTCCTCTTCCAAGTTGGCCGGCAGATGGCAGATGGCTAGCCGATCGATGCGGGGAAGCTGCTGCCAGTGTTTGAGGCTGATCTTGAGTCCCACCCGATCCAGCTTGCGCCGCACCGCCATCGGCACGCAGTCCAGATTCTCGGCGATATTACCTTCGAATTTAAAGCGACGAATCACAAATACCCTCGTCCTAAGCTCCTAGACCTTACCAGATTGGCCGCCGCTAGCGCGAGCATCCCTCCCAACGCCCAGGATGCGTTCGGGGTGAGTGTAGATGTTAAAGCCGTGCTCGCGCAGGAAGCCTACGATCGTCAGGCCCAACGCCTCGCCGGTCTGGACCGCCAGCGAAGAGGGCGCCGAGACCGCGGCCACTATCGGCACGCCACCGGCGGCGGCTTTTTGGACCAGCTCGAAGCTGAGCCGCCCGCTCACCATCAGGGCACAGCGCTCGAGCGGCACCATCTGACGAAGCAGCGCCCATCCGATCAGCTTGTCAACCGCGTTATGGCGGCCAACGTCCTCGCGCAGCGCCAGCAGCGGCAATTGGCTCGGCCCAGCATCGGGTGGCGTCAGGCCGAAGAGCGCGGCGGCGTGCAGGCCGCCGGTGGCCTCGAAGACCGTTTGGGCCGCGCGCATCTGGGTCACCATCGCGAGCAGGCGCGCTCCATCCACCGTGATCGCAGTGGTCACGGGGAGGATTCGGCGTTGGAGCGATTCGATACTGGTTTTGCCGCACACTCCGCAACTAGAGGAGACGACGAAGTTGCGACGCAGGCGCTCGCGCAGTCCGGCAGCCGGAACGTCGAGCACGATATCGACGGCGTTGGGCTCGGGCGCGCCCTTGGGTCCGGGAACGGCGCGCAACTCGCCGATTTCACCGGCGCTGGCAATGAAGCCCTCGCTGAAGAGAAAGCCGGCCGCCAACTCGTGGTCGTGGCCCGGGGTACGCATCGTCAGCGTGAAGCGGCGGCCACCCAGACGGATTTCCAGCGGCTCCTCGGCCGCCAGCAGTTCACGGCTGACGCCGAGCGAAACACCGGCGCGCCACTTGAAGGCCGGATGGGGGACGATGGCGGGCGCGGCCATCGCTTCGGGACGGTGCCGCCCGCCGCCCATCATCGGTCCTATCGGCTCACCGCGGGCGGCGCGGAGGCCAGACTGTGCACCGCCTGGCGGACCGGCTCGTTCAGTTCAGGCGCCCCGGTTTGTTCGAGATACGCGAGGATTTCGCGCCGCATCCGCGGCTCCCAGAAATTTTTCAGATGCTGCGCGATTTCTTTAACCGCTTTGTCCCGATCGGGATAGGCCGCGAAGTAGTCGCCGATCTGGTTGGCCATCTTAATCAAATGGGGAAGATTCATCGCACCCGGTCCGCCGCTATTTAGCCGCGATCGCCTCGCCCTGCCCGGCCGCCTGAGGCTGACGGCGGCGGACCGGCGCGGGCCGGACCTGCACCGCGGTGACCTTGTATTCGGGGCAGTTGGTGGCCCAGTCCGAGTTGTCGGTGGTAACCACGTTGGCCTGGGTCTCAGGATGATGGAAGGTGGTATAGACCACACCCGGTGCCACGCGCGAGGTTATTTCGGCGCGCAGCGTGATCGCGCCCGCGCGGCTGCGCACTTCCACCCGATCGCCGTCCTTGATACCGCGCTGCTCGGCGTCGTGAGGATGGATCTCCAGCACGTCTTCGCGATGCCAAGCCACGTTGGCGGTGCGCCGGGTCTGAGTGCCGACGTTGTACTGGGAGAGGATTCGCCCGGTGGTCAACAGCAACGGATAGCGCGGGCCGGTGCGCTCGTCGGTGGGCACGAAAGCGGTCAGCGTGAACTTGCCCCGGCCACGCACGAAGGAATCGACGTGCATTACCGGCGTGCCGGCCGGCGCCTGCGCGTTGC contains the following coding sequences:
- the fdhD gene encoding formate dehydrogenase accessory sulfurtransferase FdhD, giving the protein MMGGGRHRPEAMAAPAIVPHPAFKWRAGVSLGVSRELLAAEEPLEIRLGGRRFTLTMRTPGHDHELAAGFLFSEGFIASAGEIGELRAVPGPKGAPEPNAVDIVLDVPAAGLRERLRRNFVVSSSCGVCGKTSIESLQRRILPVTTAITVDGARLLAMVTQMRAAQTVFEATGGLHAAALFGLTPPDAGPSQLPLLALREDVGRHNAVDKLIGWALLRQMVPLERCALMVSGRLSFELVQKAAAGGVPIVAAVSAPSSLAVQTGEALGLTIVGFLREHGFNIYTHPERILGVGRDARASGGQSGKV
- a CDS encoding formate dehydrogenase subunit delta; translated protein: MANQIGDYFAAYPDRDKAVKEIAQHLKNFWEPRMRREILAYLEQTGAPELNEPVRQAVHSLASAPPAVSR